In one Brienomyrus brachyistius isolate T26 chromosome 12, BBRACH_0.4, whole genome shotgun sequence genomic region, the following are encoded:
- the otud4 gene encoding OTU domain-containing protein 4: MEAGSQDGQALEKLMDEYLESKGFYRKKIAKDGSCLFRAVAEQVLYCQSRHTEVRAACVSYLRKNRTKYEAFVEGNFAEYLEHLQDPQNWVGEVEISALALIYKHDFIIFQEPGKPPVHITENGFPDQVRLCFLNGNHYDSVYPKEFESKAALCQSILYELLYKRVCSMDGDLVDACLKGCAVTGRDIGGECRSSEESDLDEDSALGSSEVADYSSVNSLRSANSTGSPKVQTPAKSHLPQALSLSARKSLCPFVFRNVAYDVWLRSQRAQQKRDFRIAAGMQYAVGDKCKARLENSGRFYSAYVQEVSPNNGPVMVFIEELGKKHSVPLCNLRASTDEALTWSTVAEKGRKQSFPDGNGHRSEWESRTRRSAKAPSPAARTPAQGRIQKQDSWPSQVLPEEAPSSRTSNPRKGDLRTAAAPPQDAHSGALSEEQALLEIMQRDEKSFPALRTAANSNGHGKKAGAQLGESGKRAGSHPGDRRGSRKKGDLQEQSWESERKSLSPKTGMKGEKSKGMASAQSSSSLKLQSSISASDQSPAPAPSTPISQTSQATGPVTPSSQPSQAPSPATSAPTQTTQGTRPPTASLNQLYQAPGPAARAPVPTSPASGLISTSAPTQSVQASCLVSTSAATQPSPVTDLVSTATPIQLSQGPCIISTSAPIHPSQAPVLDASSTTNQPSQAPSLIPTSVPPQPSPALDLISTSPPTQTSVALGLGTPGFDQSSKAHTTFGSVLVQPPQTHGPSQVAFLPPSTPPSQIPLPPCVIPNPPPQKGPVPPSGFSSLPLEPPPYEVATSCPLGVMSQVRISPGPTTIPMLPEQLPHSHGPHSSAAHGPIAQAPIPPLHQFPSPYQDPLYPGFPVNEKEEVEMVPPFSLMCNGDDLPRDTNVLRFFYNLGIKAYTYPMWMPHSYIYPLYQAYLNACAMQPKPPPLPQSPYMTPWMADAPAPVLHMNSVQEAYGQVPFSQASGRSLGPVEPLHCPVHPGAGMGMEVPPPRHPELCLGSEGRPALGYSPQSALQLPPRMGSIPWARQALFTPQFPPQFLASSPYPTILPGYPVQRLPSANPSRPELASTAEPPVAKMVNQSGNDGTGTSIPTSGVEQSMEQTATPTADTSSQASVLADPGLSHESHVAGEPDQAVSRATPDTATPEKDHALGEVSLGPGVDCVPGTTAESPQGSARSAYGAVYPRREEGDSDGLALRNGRSYYGTHYRGRRGYDDGQGYGRERGWRGRGAYRSRRVLDNRREYGYKERRPGETYPTANDKGQSRGRGRAYVQYHGSREAGYSSDGQRHLTYSNP; the protein is encoded by the exons ATGGAAGCGGGCTCGCAAGACGGGCAGGCGCTGGAGAAGTTAATGGACGAGTATCTGGAGTCGAAGGGCTTCTACCGAAAGAAAATAGCCAAAGACGGCTCCTGTTTGTTCCGAGCCGTGGCGGAGCAG GTCCTGTATTGCCAAAGCCGGCACACCGAAGTGCGAGCAGCGTGCGTCAGTTATCTGAGGAAGAACAGGACGAAATACGAGGCG TTTGTCGAGGGGAACTTCGCGGAGTATTTGGAGCACCTCCAGGATCCACAG AACTGGGTTGGAGAAGTAGAGATTAGTGCCCTGGCTCTTATCTACAA GCATGACTTCATCATTTTTCAGGAACCTGGGAAACCACCCGTGCATATAACTGAGAATGGTTTCCCTGACCAG GTCCGGCTCTGCTTTCTAAACGGGAACCATTATGATAGCGTGTATCCGAAAGAGTTCGAGAGCAAGGCTGCACTCTGCCAGT CCATTCTGTACGAGCTGCTCTATAAGAGGGTTTGCAGCATGGATGGTGACCTGGTGGACGCCTGTTTAAAAGGCTGCGCTGTTACTGGCCGTGACATAGGCGGGGAATGTCGGAGCAGCGAGGAGTCAGACCTCGATGAGGACAGCGCTCTCGG GTCCAGTGAGGTGGCCGATTACTCAAGCGTTAACAGCCTCAGATCTGCGAACAGCACTGGCTCTCCTAAGGTCCAG ACCCCGGCCAAATCACACCTTCCTCAGGCTTTGTCCCTGAGCGCGCGGAAGTCCCTGTGCCCCTTCGTGTTCCGAAATGTGGCCTATGATGTGTGGCTGAGGTCTCAGAGAG CCCAGCAAAAACGCGACTTCCGCATCGCTGCAGGAATGCAGTACGCTGTCGGAGATAAGTGCAAG GCGCGGCTGGAGAATTCGGGGCGGTTCTACAGTGCGTACGTTCAGGAGGTATCCCCAAACAACGGCCCTGTCATGGTGTTCATTGAAGAGCTTGGCAAGAA GCACAGTGTCCCTCTGTGTAACCTGCGAGCCTCTACGGATGAGGCCTTGACGTGGAGCACCGTGGCGGAAAAGGGCAGGAAGCAGAGCTTTCCCGATGGGAATGGCCACCGATCCG AGTGGGAGTCCAGAACGAGGAGGTCGGCGAAAGCTCCGTCTCCTGCAGCCCGGACGCCTGCACAGGGCAGGATTCAGAAGCAAGACTCCTGGCCCTCGCAGGTGTTGCCAGAGGAGGCGCCGTCCAGCAGGACCTCAAACCCCCG GAAGGGCGACCTCAGAACTGCAGCAGCCCCACCACAGGATGCTCACTCTGGGGCTCTGTCTGAGGAGCAGGCGCTCCTGGAAATAATGCAGAGAGATGAGAAGAGCTTCCCAGCCCTGCGC ACTGCTGCAAATTCCAACGGCCATGGGAAGAAGGCGGGAGCCCAACTGGGTGAGAGCGGGAAGAGGGCAGGATCGCATCCTGGAGACCGACGGGGGTCCAGGAAGAAGGGGGACCTGCAGGAGCAGTCCTGGGAGAGTG AAAGGAAATCTCTCTCGCCTAAAACTGGAATGAAAGGGGAGAAGAGCAAGGGCATG GCTTCAGCACAATCTAGCTCTTCTCTGAAGCTGCAGAGTTCCATTTCTGCTTCGGACCAAtctccagctcctgctccaTCTACTCCCATCTCTCAAACATCCCAGGCTACTGGGCCTGTCACCCCTTCTTCTCAGCCATCTCAAGCTCCTAGTCCAGCAACCTCTGCTCCCACTCAAACGACCCAAGGCACAAGACCTCCCACAGCTTCTCTGAACCAGCTATATCAAGCTCCTGGTCCAGCAGCTCGTGCTCCTGTACCGACTTCTCCGGCTTCTGGTCTCATCTCCACTTCTGCTCCCACTCAGTCCGTTCAAGCTTCTTGTCTCGTCTCTACCTCTGCTGCTACTCAGCCATCTCCAGTCACTGATCTTGTGTCCACCGCTACTCCTATTCAACTATCTCAAGGTCCTTGTatcatctccacctctgctcccATTCATCCATCTCAAGCCCCGGTTCTTGATGCCTCCTCCACTACCAATCAGCCATCTCAAGCTCCAAGTCTTATCCCCACTTCTGTTCCCCCTCAGCCTTCTCCAGCCCTTGATCTAATCTCCACTTCTCCTCCCACTCAAACATCTGTAGCTCTTGGGCTTGGCACCCCTGGTTTCGATCAGTCCTCCAAAGCTCATACTACCTTTGGCTCAGTTCTCGTTCAGCCACCCCAAACCCACGGCCCATCGCAGGTGGCTTTCCTTCCTCCTTCTACTCCACCGTCTCAGATCCCACTTCCACCTTGTGTAATTCCTAATCCTCCACCTCAGAAGGGGCCAGTGCCTCCTTCTGGCTTTTCATCCCTACCTCTGGAGCCCCCACCATATGAGGTAGCCACTAGCTGTCCTCTGG GTGTGATGTCACAGGTGAGGATCTCCCCAGGACCAACCACGATACCCATGCTGCCCGAACAGCTGCCTCACTCCCATGGTCCCCACTCGTCTGCTGCTCACGGGCCCATAGCTCAGGCCCCCATACCCCCCCTGCACCAGTTCCCGTCCCCTTACCAGGACCCCCTGTACCCTGGTTTCCCTGTGAACGAGAAGGAAGAAGTTGAAATGGTTCCGCCGTTTTCCTTAATGTGCAACGGAGACGATCTTCCCAGAG ACACAAACGTCCTCAGATTTTTCTACAATCTTGGCATTAAG GCGTACACATACCCCATGTGGATGCCACATTCCTACATATACCCCCTGTACCAGGCCTACCTGAATGCCTGTGCCATGCAGCCCAAGCCCCCGCCACTGCCGCAGTCTCCCTACATGACGCCCTGGATGGCAGATGCCCCGGCCCCTGTCCTCCACATGAACTCCGTGCAGGAAGCCTACGGCCAGGTGCCTTTCAGCCAGGCCAGTGGCAGGTCGTTAGGCCCAGTGGAGCCGCTGCACTGCCCTGTCCACCCTGGGGCCGGCATGGGCATGGAGGTGCCACCTCCCAGGCACCCTGAGCTCTGCCTGGGCTCGGAGGGCCGGCCGGCCCTGGGATATAGTCCACAATCTGCCCTCCAGCTGCCCCCCCGCATGGGGAGTATACCTTGGGCCCGCCAGGCTCTATTCACCCCGCAGTTCCCTCCTCAGTTCCTGGCCTCCTCTCCTTACCCGACCATCTTGCCGGGATACCCTGTCCAGAGGTTACCCAGCGCCAACCCAAGCAGACCTGAGCTGGCCAGCACTGCCGAGCCTCCTGTGGCCAAGATGGTCAATCAGTCAGGCAACGATGGGACCGGCACCTCCATACCAACCTCTGGGGTCGAGCAGTCCATGGAGCAGACTGCCACACCGACTGCAGACACGTCTTCACAGGCCAGCGTTCTGGCGGATCCAGGCCTGTCACATGAGAGCCACGTCGCCGGAGAGCCTGACCAGGCAGTGTCTCGGGCAACACCTGACACGGCCACGCCTGAGAAGGACCATGCCCTGGGAGAAGTCAGCCTGGGACCGGGGGTTGACTGTGTGCCCGGGACTACGGCAGAGAGTCCCCAAGGGAGCGCGAGGTCGGCCTACGGCGCAGTGTACCCTCGCAGGGAGGAGGGTGACTCCGACGGGCTGGCTCTGAGGAATGGCAGGTCCTATTACGGCACCCACTACAGGGGGCGGAGAGGCTATGATGATGGTCAAGGCTACGGCAGGGAGAGGGGCTGGAGGGGCAGGGGAGCGTACCGCAGTCGGCGAGTCCTGGATAACCGGCGGGAGTACGGATACAAGGAGAGAAGGCCGGGGGAGACCTACCCCACTGCCAACGACAAGGGACAGAGTCGTGGCAGGGGTAGGGCTTATGTCCAGTATCACGGCAGCAGAGAGGCAGGGTACAGCAGCGACGGTCAGCGGCACCTCACCTACAGCAACCCCTGA
- the anapc10 gene encoding anaphase-promoting complex subunit 10 isoform X2, translating into MTTVGKTPPGADPKQLERTGTVREIGSQAVWSLSSCKPGFGVDQLRDDNLETYWQSDGSQPHLVNIQFRRKTTVKMLCIYADYKSDESYTPSKISVRVGHNFHNLQEIRLEMVEPSGWIHIPLLNLANSPIRTFMIQIAVLANHQNGRDTHMRQIKVYTPVEETSIGKFPRCTTVDFMMYRTIR; encoded by the exons ATGACAACAGTAGGAAAGACCCCTCCCGGGGCCGACCCGAAACAGCTGGAGCGTACTGGGACTGTGAGGGAGATTGGATCCCAGGCTGTATGGTCGCTGTCCTCCTGCAAGCCAG GGTTTGGCGTCGACCAGCTTCGTGACGACAACCTGGAGACCTACTGGCAGTCGGACGGTTCACAGCCGCACCTGGTCAACATCCAGTTCAG GAGGAAAACAACAGTGAAGATGCTTTGTATATATGCTGATTACAAATCTGATGAGAGCTACACACCCAGCAAGATCTCTGTCCGCGTCGGACACAATTTTCACAATCTCCAGGAGATCAGG TTAGAAATGGTGGAGCCTAGTGGATGGATACACATCCCCCTGCTGAATCTGGCCAACAGCCCCATCCGGACCTTCATGATCCAGATCGCGGTGCTGGCCAATCACCAGAACGGGCGCGACACGCACATGCGGCAGATCAAGGTCTACACGCCCGTGGAGGAGACCTCCATCGGCAAGTTCCCACGATGCACCACTGTGGACTTCATGATGTACCGCACCATCAGATGA
- the anapc10 gene encoding anaphase-promoting complex subunit 10 isoform X1 — MTTVGKTPPGADPKQLERTGTVREIGSQAVWSLSSCKPGFGVDQLRDDNLETYWQSDGSQPHLVNIQFRRKTTVKMLCIYADYKSDESYTPSKISVRVGHNFHNLQEIRQLEMVEPSGWIHIPLLNLANSPIRTFMIQIAVLANHQNGRDTHMRQIKVYTPVEETSIGKFPRCTTVDFMMYRTIR, encoded by the exons ATGACAACAGTAGGAAAGACCCCTCCCGGGGCCGACCCGAAACAGCTGGAGCGTACTGGGACTGTGAGGGAGATTGGATCCCAGGCTGTATGGTCGCTGTCCTCCTGCAAGCCAG GGTTTGGCGTCGACCAGCTTCGTGACGACAACCTGGAGACCTACTGGCAGTCGGACGGTTCACAGCCGCACCTGGTCAACATCCAGTTCAG GAGGAAAACAACAGTGAAGATGCTTTGTATATATGCTGATTACAAATCTGATGAGAGCTACACACCCAGCAAGATCTCTGTCCGCGTCGGACACAATTTTCACAATCTCCAGGAGATCAGG CAGTTAGAAATGGTGGAGCCTAGTGGATGGATACACATCCCCCTGCTGAATCTGGCCAACAGCCCCATCCGGACCTTCATGATCCAGATCGCGGTGCTGGCCAATCACCAGAACGGGCGCGACACGCACATGCGGCAGATCAAGGTCTACACGCCCGTGGAGGAGACCTCCATCGGCAAGTTCCCACGATGCACCACTGTGGACTTCATGATGTACCGCACCATCAGATGA